One window of Thermocoleostomius sinensis A174 genomic DNA carries:
- the pdhA gene encoding pyruvate dehydrogenase (acetyl-transferring) E1 component subunit alpha has product MIQERTIPTLPSINPITRDEGLLLYEDMVLGRTFEDKCAEMYYRGKMFGFVHLYNGQEAVSTGVIKAMRPGDDYVCSTYRDHVHALSAGVPARNVMAELFGKATGCSKGRGGSMHLFSAEHRLLGGYAFIGEGIPVALGAAFQTKYRREALGDHSANQVTAAFFGDGTTNNGQFFECLNMAALWKLPILFVVENNKWAIGMAHERATSQPEIFKKASVFGMPGVEVDGMDVLAVRTVAQEAVARARAGEGPTLIECLTYRFRGHSLADPDELRSKTEKEMWLARDPVKRLATYLLEKQLSDEDELKTIDRKIQEIVNEAVQFGQESPEPDPSELYRYVFAED; this is encoded by the coding sequence ATGATTCAAGAACGGACTATTCCCACCTTGCCCTCTATCAATCCAATCACACGGGACGAAGGACTGTTGCTCTACGAAGACATGGTCTTGGGGCGTACCTTTGAAGATAAGTGTGCCGAAATGTACTACCGAGGCAAAATGTTTGGCTTTGTGCACCTTTATAACGGGCAAGAGGCGGTGTCCACCGGGGTGATTAAAGCCATGCGCCCTGGAGACGATTATGTTTGTAGTACCTATCGCGATCATGTCCATGCCTTGAGTGCAGGGGTACCGGCTCGCAATGTCATGGCCGAGTTGTTTGGCAAAGCCACCGGATGCAGCAAGGGGCGTGGTGGTTCAATGCACTTATTTTCTGCTGAACACCGCTTATTAGGCGGATATGCGTTCATTGGAGAGGGGATTCCGGTGGCATTGGGCGCCGCGTTTCAAACCAAATATCGCCGCGAAGCCCTGGGTGATCATTCGGCCAATCAGGTGACAGCTGCCTTCTTTGGGGATGGGACAACTAACAATGGTCAGTTCTTTGAATGCCTCAACATGGCCGCCTTGTGGAAGCTGCCAATTCTTTTTGTGGTGGAAAACAATAAGTGGGCGATCGGTATGGCCCATGAACGTGCCACCTCTCAACCGGAAATCTTTAAAAAAGCCAGCGTGTTTGGCATGCCGGGTGTGGAAGTAGACGGCATGGATGTCTTAGCCGTGCGTACCGTTGCTCAAGAGGCCGTGGCCCGGGCCCGGGCTGGGGAAGGCCCGACCCTAATTGAATGTCTCACCTATCGCTTCCGAGGGCATTCGTTGGCCGACCCAGATGAACTGCGATCGAAAACTGAAAAAGAAATGTGGCTGGCCCGCGATCCGGTTAAGCGCCTTGCTACTTATCTATTGGAAAAGCAACTGTCTGATGAAGACGAACTGAAAACGATCGATCGAAAAATTCAGGAGATTGTCAACGAAGCTGTGCAGTTTGGACAGGAAAGCCCAGAACCTGATCCCAGTGAACTCTATCGCTATGTGTTTGCGGAAGATTAG
- a CDS encoding chlororespiratory reduction protein 7, producing MPDPIMYQNEDAYVVLEPNQPEQFLTSTELFDKLKSILIDRQADLPPDLQRFSDLNDQATYLMETSCELDVGPEGFLQWYAVRLEK from the coding sequence ATGCCAGACCCTATCATGTATCAAAATGAGGATGCCTATGTGGTACTGGAACCAAACCAGCCTGAGCAGTTCCTCACATCGACTGAATTGTTTGACAAGTTGAAGTCGATTCTGATCGATCGCCAAGCTGATTTGCCGCCAGATTTGCAGCGGTTTTCGGATCTCAATGACCAGGCAACTTACCTCATGGAAACATCCTGCGAGTTAGATGTAGGACCAGAAGGGTTTTTGCAGTGGTATGCTGTGCGGCTAGAGAAGTAG
- a CDS encoding dienelactone hydrolase family protein encodes MRKWIALALLSCVVVLTVSLGNPGHQWAVSAQGSSQPDYSQQMMHSHEGDRPVASPALAFAPTVPVTSEEVTYGMVDGRPVMGYLARPTDAAEPLPGLIVIHEWWGLNDNIRMMTDRLAGEGYTALAVDLYGGQVAEAPEQARQLTQAALQTPQTLQENLRQAYQYLETEQQAPKIASIGWCFGGSWSLNTALQLPDQLAAAVIYYGGQLVTDPEQLQSLQMPILGVFGELDDNPSPETVYEFKAALDSLGKSAEIYIYEGADHAFANPSGTRYNPEVAEDAWQRTIAFLDRHLKGTSAGL; translated from the coding sequence ATGCGTAAATGGATTGCACTGGCTTTGCTCAGTTGCGTTGTGGTTTTAACTGTTAGTTTGGGGAATCCTGGTCACCAGTGGGCGGTTTCGGCTCAAGGTTCCAGTCAGCCTGACTACAGCCAGCAAATGATGCATTCTCACGAAGGCGATCGGCCGGTGGCTTCTCCAGCTTTAGCTTTTGCTCCAACGGTTCCCGTCACTTCAGAGGAGGTAACCTATGGTATGGTTGACGGTCGCCCGGTGATGGGCTATTTAGCGCGTCCTACTGATGCTGCTGAACCGTTGCCCGGTTTGATTGTGATTCATGAGTGGTGGGGGCTAAACGACAACATTCGCATGATGACCGATCGCTTAGCTGGGGAAGGCTATACGGCGCTGGCGGTCGATCTATATGGAGGACAGGTTGCCGAAGCACCAGAACAGGCACGGCAGCTAACTCAAGCGGCCCTGCAAACGCCGCAGACGCTCCAGGAGAATCTGCGTCAAGCGTATCAATATCTTGAAACCGAACAGCAGGCTCCCAAAATTGCTAGTATTGGTTGGTGTTTTGGCGGTAGTTGGTCACTTAATACTGCCCTACAGCTTCCCGATCAACTCGCTGCTGCTGTAATTTACTATGGTGGGCAGTTGGTCACTGATCCGGAGCAACTTCAAAGTCTGCAAATGCCGATTTTAGGGGTATTTGGTGAGTTAGACGATAACCCTTCGCCTGAGACTGTATACGAGTTCAAAGCTGCCCTAGATTCGCTGGGTAAATCGGCTGAAATTTACATCTATGAGGGAGCCGATCATGCCTTTGCGAACCCATCTGGAACTCGTTATAACCCCGAAGTCGCAGAAGATGCTTGGCAACGCACGATCGCGTTTCTCGATCGTCACTTAAAGGGCACTAGCGCTGGTCTCTAA
- a CDS encoding TVP38/TMEM64 family protein: MRKFRKSPARLNTLFTLPNAIALAFLLLCALAGWWFSTQSGLNLSSVDAFVVSIQALGNWGIFAYIAFLVVAIVIGPIPSTPMTMAAGMVWGPVTAGIYGVVGLCLGSIAAYWIGRTLGRSAVKVLMGKSIHFSKHRGEIYLGWIVFVTHLLPVMPYDLVSYGAGISGLSFPIFALANLFGLIPNTLLLTHMGAAFTIGWPIAILLAVVFLSLFIVLPWGIKRHNWFGLRDTIHLE; the protein is encoded by the coding sequence ATGAGAAAATTCCGCAAATCGCCTGCCCGTCTGAACACCCTATTCACCCTCCCCAATGCGATCGCCCTTGCCTTTTTACTGCTGTGTGCGCTGGCTGGCTGGTGGTTTAGTACCCAATCGGGATTGAATTTATCCTCAGTTGATGCCTTTGTAGTTTCTATTCAAGCTCTTGGCAATTGGGGCATTTTTGCCTATATCGCTTTTCTGGTTGTGGCGATCGTGATTGGACCCATCCCCAGCACGCCCATGACAATGGCAGCCGGAATGGTATGGGGTCCCGTCACGGCTGGAATTTATGGCGTCGTGGGGTTATGTTTAGGCAGCATTGCCGCCTACTGGATTGGTCGCACCTTAGGGCGATCGGCCGTGAAAGTCTTGATGGGCAAAAGCATTCATTTTTCCAAACACCGTGGCGAAATCTACCTAGGCTGGATTGTATTCGTCACCCACTTACTGCCCGTCATGCCCTACGACCTAGTGAGCTACGGAGCCGGCATTTCCGGCTTATCCTTCCCCATTTTTGCCCTAGCCAACTTGTTTGGACTAATTCCCAACACCTTGCTATTAACTCACATGGGAGCCGCCTTTACCATCGGCTGGCCGATCGCCATTTTGCTAGCCGTCGTATTTCTCTCACTCTTCATAGTCCTACCCTGGGGCATAAAGCGACACAACTGGTTTGGACTACGCGACACCATCCACCTCGAATAA
- a CDS encoding alpha/beta hydrolase encodes MKFVGILQNLRQRLRSSLNVVLLAGMMVGSSIAPATAAEELVVTYGAFQASFTLRDLERLANTGDVSNSIGFYLELAGVAPEDLRAALTTEVKVSHHLLDNLLNTEGGEYVLSEITQVVHTPSRQANIQALRSAFIMAAKEDQQVSLLELLQHYPTRQVFVNGGNLIQLARDLNAEPSVELGGGNRE; translated from the coding sequence ATGAAGTTTGTTGGCATCCTCCAAAACCTTCGACAACGCCTTCGATCGTCGCTCAATGTTGTGTTGCTAGCAGGCATGATGGTGGGAAGTTCGATCGCTCCGGCAACAGCAGCCGAAGAACTTGTAGTGACATATGGAGCCTTTCAAGCCTCATTTACCCTACGTGACTTGGAAAGGCTGGCTAACACAGGAGATGTGTCCAATTCGATCGGGTTTTACTTGGAATTGGCGGGTGTTGCTCCAGAGGATTTACGGGCTGCTCTAACCACAGAAGTTAAGGTGAGTCACCACTTGTTGGACAATCTGCTCAACACCGAAGGGGGCGAGTATGTCCTCAGCGAAATAACTCAGGTGGTACATACTCCCTCGCGGCAGGCAAATATTCAAGCGCTGCGATCGGCGTTTATTATGGCAGCTAAAGAGGATCAACAGGTTTCACTGTTGGAATTGCTGCAACACTATCCCACGCGGCAGGTGTTTGTGAATGGTGGCAATTTGATTCAGTTAGCGCGTGATTTGAATGCTGAGCCGAGCGTGGAGTTGGGAGGCGGGAATCGGGAGTAG
- a CDS encoding DUF748 domain-containing protein, which translates to MRVLKKREKKQKNCQEPLNAKRWRSVFSRKNFFYSIFSGLVLLGSITGMNWSLAYTQAQLVPQIAKLLHDTIDRPVQLGAVERVSLTGLRLGPSMIPATATDRDTLTVEAIEVQFNPLNAIWKQKVELTITLIRPTAFIDQDEAGTWLNLDLELDDEELVEVKRIRLHDASIELAGQAKSLRSLVHNPEAQGIPVASSHVKLQQVYLDCTLTETPDLELQLRLSGQPAAGGKFRLTGHIQPTAHTATLKLRTADLDVTALNPILPPTARLDRGLFTSQLTLQVAPNLPIDLNGKATLKELAVQVEGEPNLFTQTNGRFRFRGQEIWVSNGQTAYGQIPFEAIEGTVHLENGLNLKGRVASVAVPAFLSTFDLPTPFPINGALQSLDLTATGPIDGAIFAGTVRDVQPVQIDRVAIASALGTFTYDTGADRLEIHSANISPEVGGVVSTQGLVILGEEEEGEPDDVMLKVAVRDVPSDSIARLYGVNPAEIQLGQFQAKATVSVINEVPDVQLQWQFTEASYPAQGIVKLENDRLRLQDTRIHVGDGWLDLAGELVNDRWQLQAQGVKLPLHQLPNLPNLSGTLQSTIYLTGAIDRPVQSAQGDITAHLETSGGSVKAEATLADGRWQAHINSSGLAIDQSPVPGAIIGSLNVAGPLVALTPDALQATGQVKLSEGLSQDIEWLNYPLTAAFQWHGDRLEIQQAEMAGLQVSGTITTQFNDWNWQPAQITGLDLNVQLQDQELATLPLPADWPVTIAGLVDLQGRVTGTLTAPNFNGNLHLHHLGVNQLAFEPSLSGPVYLKSDRGLGMNLQGSRDQLALVLDDRYHLQTFTVKHDQAMAQVVPRSATDSNSNRWLATVQQLPLEWLHDLDRMLNLPEFSGLLSGRFDVTLGSAPTVLGDVTIDHPAWGIVTSSHPVHAHNRLVGKLRYDNRSLVLTDGQLRLGNSLYYLAGQVSHSNPLHWSGELTTDSGHLQDLVTLVPPAQWQAVFNQAAQTDRPSSSTPNLIQQWLLATGQQSGLPIVPTQEGDIPHPLARAQLQGTFATQIRVQQAAAGIQMNFGLQGQNWQWGPYGIEQITIADGQFDGQQVSVAPLHLQGLRYISDHQSLQQFDTSVYFSGQIGDRSMGEMAIEGVPIPLLGQLLNVPIPLGGNLHARATVAGHSTNPDITGTVDMLGLRLNRRQLRDLQLVFRYHNQQFQVKDWRALE; encoded by the coding sequence ATGCGAGTACTCAAGAAGCGGGAAAAGAAGCAAAAAAATTGTCAGGAACCGCTCAATGCCAAACGTTGGCGCTCTGTTTTTTCCCGTAAAAATTTCTTTTACAGCATCTTTAGCGGCTTGGTGCTGTTGGGTAGTATTACTGGCATGAACTGGAGCCTTGCTTACACCCAAGCTCAGCTAGTTCCCCAAATTGCCAAGCTCTTGCACGATACGATCGATCGCCCAGTACAACTGGGAGCCGTAGAACGAGTTTCGCTGACGGGGCTACGGCTAGGACCATCCATGATTCCAGCTACCGCCACCGATCGCGATACCTTGACGGTTGAGGCGATCGAGGTGCAGTTTAATCCACTGAATGCTATTTGGAAGCAAAAAGTTGAATTGACAATTACGCTAATTCGCCCCACCGCGTTTATTGATCAAGATGAGGCTGGTACGTGGCTCAACCTGGATTTGGAATTGGATGATGAAGAACTTGTAGAAGTCAAGCGTATTCGCCTGCACGACGCCTCGATCGAGTTAGCAGGTCAAGCAAAATCACTGCGGTCGCTTGTCCATAATCCAGAAGCTCAAGGGATTCCCGTTGCCTCTAGCCATGTCAAACTTCAACAGGTTTATCTCGACTGCACCCTAACTGAAACGCCTGATCTGGAACTGCAACTGCGCCTGTCGGGTCAACCAGCAGCGGGCGGTAAATTTCGGTTAACTGGACATATTCAACCCACTGCTCACACAGCAACCCTGAAACTACGAACAGCAGATTTAGATGTTACTGCCCTCAATCCCATATTGCCTCCCACAGCTCGGCTCGATCGCGGTCTATTTACCAGCCAACTCACGCTACAAGTTGCTCCCAATCTCCCGATCGATCTGAACGGCAAAGCCACTCTCAAGGAACTAGCGGTGCAAGTCGAAGGCGAACCGAATTTATTTACACAAACTAACGGGCGCTTTCGGTTTCGAGGACAAGAAATCTGGGTGAGTAACGGTCAGACAGCCTATGGTCAAATTCCCTTTGAAGCGATCGAGGGCACGGTTCATCTCGAGAATGGGCTGAACTTAAAGGGCAGAGTAGCCTCGGTGGCAGTTCCTGCGTTTCTGAGCACCTTTGATTTGCCCACCCCATTTCCCATCAACGGGGCGCTGCAATCGCTGGATCTAACGGCAACCGGACCAATCGATGGAGCTATCTTTGCAGGCACAGTTCGGGATGTACAACCCGTTCAAATCGATCGGGTGGCCATTGCCTCGGCGCTGGGCACGTTTACATATGATACCGGAGCCGATCGCTTAGAAATTCACAGTGCCAATATTTCTCCAGAAGTAGGAGGGGTGGTTTCTACGCAGGGTCTGGTGATTTTGGGGGAAGAGGAAGAAGGCGAACCCGATGATGTCATGCTGAAGGTAGCGGTTCGGGATGTGCCAAGTGACTCGATCGCGCGACTGTATGGCGTCAACCCAGCAGAGATTCAGTTGGGGCAATTTCAAGCCAAGGCAACGGTGTCTGTCATCAATGAAGTGCCCGATGTACAGCTTCAGTGGCAATTCACCGAGGCATCCTACCCAGCCCAAGGGATAGTGAAACTGGAGAACGATCGGCTGCGGCTGCAAGATACTCGGATTCACGTGGGCGACGGCTGGCTTGATCTGGCAGGTGAGTTGGTCAACGATCGCTGGCAATTGCAGGCACAGGGCGTTAAACTGCCGCTACATCAACTGCCCAACCTGCCCAATCTGTCCGGAACTCTGCAAAGCACCATCTACTTGACCGGCGCGATCGATCGACCCGTGCAATCGGCTCAGGGTGACATCACGGCCCACCTGGAAACCTCTGGTGGCAGCGTCAAGGCTGAGGCTACCCTAGCTGATGGTCGTTGGCAAGCCCACATCAACAGTTCGGGGCTGGCGATCGATCAATCTCCTGTGCCCGGTGCAATCATAGGTAGCTTGAACGTGGCAGGGCCATTGGTTGCCCTGACTCCCGATGCCCTGCAAGCGACTGGGCAAGTCAAGCTTTCGGAGGGACTATCTCAGGATATTGAGTGGCTGAATTATCCTCTAACAGCAGCGTTTCAGTGGCATGGCGATCGGCTAGAAATTCAGCAAGCAGAAATGGCTGGATTGCAAGTCAGCGGCACGATCACCACCCAGTTCAATGATTGGAACTGGCAGCCTGCGCAGATTACTGGCTTAGACCTCAACGTTCAGCTTCAAGATCAAGAATTAGCCACCTTGCCCTTGCCCGCTGATTGGCCGGTCACGATTGCGGGATTGGTTGATTTGCAGGGACGAGTCACCGGAACCTTGACCGCGCCCAATTTCAACGGCAACCTGCATCTGCATCACCTTGGGGTGAATCAATTAGCATTTGAGCCTTCGTTGAGCGGCCCGGTCTACCTGAAATCTGATCGCGGCTTGGGAATGAATCTGCAAGGCAGCCGCGATCAACTTGCGCTGGTGCTAGACGATCGCTACCATTTGCAAACCTTCACCGTCAAGCACGATCAGGCAATGGCTCAAGTGGTGCCTCGATCAGCCACTGACTCAAACTCCAATCGCTGGCTAGCAACGGTGCAACAGTTGCCGTTGGAATGGCTACACGATCTTGACCGAATGCTAAACCTGCCGGAATTCAGTGGGTTACTCTCTGGACGATTCGATGTGACTTTGGGATCGGCTCCAACCGTGCTCGGAGACGTTACCATCGATCACCCGGCATGGGGAATCGTGACGTCGAGTCATCCCGTTCATGCTCACAATCGCTTGGTTGGCAAGCTACGCTATGACAATCGATCGCTGGTGTTGACGGATGGACAACTGCGCCTTGGTAACAGCCTTTATTACCTTGCTGGACAGGTATCTCACAGCAATCCATTGCATTGGTCAGGGGAATTAACAACAGATTCAGGACATCTACAAGACTTGGTGACGTTGGTTCCGCCTGCGCAGTGGCAAGCAGTTTTCAATCAAGCCGCTCAAACCGATCGCCCTTCCTCCTCAACTCCCAATCTTATCCAGCAGTGGCTACTAGCAACTGGGCAACAGTCTGGTTTGCCGATTGTTCCTACGCAGGAAGGGGACATACCACACCCATTGGCACGCGCTCAACTGCAAGGCACGTTCGCCACGCAAATCAGGGTTCAGCAAGCTGCGGCCGGGATACAAATGAATTTTGGGCTACAAGGACAGAATTGGCAGTGGGGTCCCTACGGCATTGAGCAGATTACGATCGCAGATGGTCAATTTGACGGTCAACAAGTGTCAGTTGCACCCTTGCACCTACAAGGATTGAGATACATATCAGATCACCAGTCGCTCCAGCAATTTGATACCTCCGTTTACTTTTCTGGGCAAATCGGTGATCGATCCATGGGAGAAATGGCGATCGAAGGAGTTCCAATTCCGCTGTTGGGGCAGTTGCTAAATGTGCCCATTCCGTTAGGTGGCAATCTCCATGCAAGGGCAACTGTAGCAGGTCATTCGACCAATCCTGACATCACAGGAACCGTTGATATGTTGGGATTGCGGCTGAATAGGCGACAACTGCGCGATCTACAACTGGTGTTTCGCTATCATAACCAACAGTTTCAAGTCAAAGACTGGCGTGCACTCGAATAG
- a CDS encoding FAD-dependent oxidoreductase, with translation MAQRTQSLVALLLTTVLTGLELIPTSVAVAQTRSNTSAASITPDETTDCEILIIGGGLAGAATAYEALLAGRTVCMTELTDWVGGQISSQGTSALDEAQRQRALRFYSRGYLELRERIEDKYNEINPGDCWVSESCFLPNDAHEILWEQLQSARKRGRGELKWFPSTVIKDLQLSTDGKIIESAIAIQHEPAPNAPPLNTEPLSATIEDAYRYEDSDRFNKTVIRFVPPVNSDEAKASPTPISQSPWIVVDATETGEVIALADVPYRLGLDPRSYLNPSSPTATGDPYCTQGFTYTFAMEQTKEPQPQEMPDFYPQYAPYYSYERPREDGNYFDYVFTYRRIWSPKPRAHASPFGVSQPKPGDISMQNWTWGNDYRPGTSQDNLIYTRDQLEQTGQLDPGGWMGGLRTETLRRGEENAWGYYYWLVAGTTDSQLGDGVKQPAPNHRFLSGFDAPMGTEHGLSKYPYIREARRIIGRPSYGHTDGFMIAELDISRVDYLDPFYRQTLPPEMYRQLWVALSGLEAATVIRQGLQPEQITRRTRSTIYPDAVGISQYAIDFHPCMTLSPPETPGNTEREGVRRSHGQAYPAQIPLRAMIPQRVDNLLVAGKSIATSVIAAAAYRVHSFEWSVGAAAGTTAAFALTEGIMPYELVDDLPQPEPLLEQLQAQLQANENPIAFPDTTVFNLDWEDWRVW, from the coding sequence ATGGCTCAACGTACTCAATCTTTGGTTGCCCTACTTCTAACAACCGTCCTTACCGGACTTGAACTGATTCCCACCTCGGTTGCGGTTGCTCAAACACGCTCTAATACGTCAGCAGCTTCTATCACACCCGACGAAACTACAGACTGTGAAATTCTAATTATTGGTGGTGGGTTGGCAGGGGCGGCCACAGCTTATGAAGCCTTGTTGGCAGGACGTACTGTTTGCATGACGGAACTGACTGATTGGGTAGGAGGACAAATTTCTTCTCAAGGAACCTCAGCACTGGATGAAGCGCAACGGCAACGCGCGCTACGGTTCTACTCTCGCGGCTATCTGGAACTACGGGAACGGATTGAAGACAAGTACAATGAAATTAATCCGGGCGATTGTTGGGTGAGTGAATCGTGTTTTCTGCCAAATGATGCCCATGAAATCCTTTGGGAACAGCTTCAGTCCGCCCGTAAACGAGGCCGAGGAGAACTGAAGTGGTTTCCTTCTACGGTCATAAAAGATCTCCAACTGAGCACCGACGGCAAGATCATAGAAAGTGCGATCGCTATTCAGCACGAACCCGCCCCAAATGCACCGCCCCTCAACACCGAACCCCTGTCTGCCACGATCGAAGACGCTTACCGCTACGAAGACTCCGATCGTTTCAACAAAACCGTAATTCGCTTCGTTCCCCCGGTGAATTCTGACGAAGCCAAAGCCTCCCCAACCCCCATCTCTCAATCCCCCTGGATCGTCGTCGATGCGACTGAAACGGGTGAAGTGATCGCACTGGCAGATGTTCCCTATCGACTAGGACTCGATCCACGTTCCTACCTTAACCCCTCGTCTCCCACCGCAACAGGCGACCCATATTGTACACAAGGTTTCACCTACACGTTTGCGATGGAGCAGACCAAGGAGCCACAGCCGCAAGAGATGCCGGATTTTTATCCACAATATGCTCCCTACTATAGCTACGAACGCCCCCGCGAGGATGGCAATTATTTTGATTATGTCTTCACCTATCGCCGCATCTGGAGTCCAAAACCGCGAGCGCATGCTAGTCCGTTCGGCGTATCGCAACCCAAACCCGGTGATATCTCCATGCAAAACTGGACGTGGGGCAATGATTACCGTCCGGGCACGTCGCAAGATAATTTAATTTACACTCGTGACCAGCTTGAACAAACTGGACAACTAGATCCCGGTGGCTGGATGGGTGGCTTGCGCACTGAAACGCTGCGTCGGGGCGAAGAAAATGCCTGGGGCTACTACTACTGGCTGGTGGCTGGAACCACAGATTCTCAGTTGGGTGACGGGGTCAAACAGCCAGCTCCTAATCACCGTTTTCTCAGCGGATTCGATGCACCAATGGGCACAGAGCATGGATTATCGAAATATCCCTACATCCGCGAAGCTCGTCGCATTATCGGTCGTCCGTCCTATGGCCATACAGATGGATTTATGATTGCAGAGCTAGATATTTCCCGCGTTGATTACCTCGATCCTTTCTATCGACAAACCTTGCCGCCGGAGATGTACCGTCAGCTATGGGTTGCCCTATCTGGTTTGGAAGCCGCCACTGTCATTCGTCAGGGACTTCAGCCCGAGCAAATCACGCGCCGCACTCGATCGACAATTTATCCTGATGCTGTTGGGATTTCCCAGTATGCGATCGACTTTCACCCCTGCATGACCCTGTCACCCCCAGAAACCCCCGGCAACACCGAACGGGAAGGAGTACGCCGATCGCATGGGCAAGCTTATCCTGCTCAAATTCCCCTACGCGCCATGATTCCGCAACGGGTGGATAATCTGCTAGTCGCAGGTAAGAGCATCGCTACCAGTGTGATTGCGGCGGCGGCCTATCGGGTGCATTCGTTTGAGTGGTCGGTGGGAGCCGCCGCTGGCACAACCGCCGCCTTTGCCTTAACTGAAGGCATCATGCCCTACGAACTGGTGGATGATCTGCCGCAACCCGAACCGTTGCTGGAACAACTTCAGGCTCAATTGCAAGCAAACGAGAATCCGATCGCTTTTCCTGACACGACAGTGTTCAATCTCGACTGGGAAGATTGGCGCGTCTGGTAG